A part of Fusobacterium simiae genomic DNA contains:
- a CDS encoding sodium:solute symporter family protein: MNSTQIITLVIILLYMGATILIGLIASKKKAEKKQSNDDFLMAGKSLGPVVLAGTLFAANTGGASTTGIATNVYKYGLSASWYVIAGGIGFILVSFIAPYFRRAQANTVPEIISKRYGKASHIFTAFTSILALFMATGAQIIATASIINVVTGFNFKTAAIVSTIVVIIYTMFGGFKSVTAANLMHVLFITVGMTIAMFIMVNSKEVGGFQVLFEKAKNMQDTEGNNMNFLSMTKIGSMTIIGYIAMYFMTFPTGQEIVQTYCSAKDGKSAKLGSVIAGLISAAYAIVPAIIGLLAYVCIDGYILNGAQKNALAQATIVYAPPIVAGIVLAAIVAATMSSASGNMIGTATMFTNDIFTPYINNGIKDDKKEIWISKIAMLVVGVAGLFIALEASNVISVMMGAFALRSAGPFAAFICGLFYKNVTKRAGFISILTGTIIAAIWIYILKTPWGLNAMVPGGIIAFIVIFVGSYIERKMGVKPAPEIEFENI; this comes from the coding sequence ATGAATAGTACACAAATTATAACTCTAGTAATTATTTTATTATACATGGGAGCAACAATTCTTATTGGGCTTATTGCATCTAAGAAGAAAGCAGAAAAAAAACAAAGTAATGACGATTTTTTAATGGCAGGAAAATCTTTGGGACCAGTTGTACTTGCAGGAACACTATTTGCAGCAAATACTGGTGGAGCAAGCACAACTGGGATTGCAACAAATGTTTATAAATATGGACTATCTGCTTCTTGGTATGTTATAGCTGGAGGAATTGGATTTATTCTTGTATCTTTTATAGCACCATATTTTAGGAGAGCACAGGCAAATACAGTCCCAGAAATTATTAGTAAAAGATATGGAAAAGCTTCACATATTTTTACTGCATTTACTTCAATATTAGCTTTATTTATGGCAACAGGAGCACAGATAATTGCAACAGCTTCTATTATAAATGTTGTTACTGGTTTTAATTTTAAAACTGCTGCGATAGTAAGTACAATAGTTGTTATTATCTATACAATGTTTGGTGGTTTTAAATCAGTTACTGCTGCGAATTTAATGCATGTTTTGTTTATAACTGTTGGAATGACCATAGCTATGTTTATTATGGTAAATAGTAAAGAAGTTGGTGGATTTCAGGTATTATTTGAAAAAGCTAAAAATATGCAAGATACAGAAGGAAATAATATGAATTTTTTAAGCATGACTAAAATAGGTAGTATGACAATTATAGGTTATATAGCAATGTACTTTATGACTTTTCCAACTGGTCAAGAGATAGTACAAACATATTGTTCTGCAAAAGATGGTAAATCAGCTAAATTAGGTTCTGTTATTGCAGGACTTATATCAGCAGCTTATGCAATAGTTCCAGCCATTATAGGACTTTTAGCTTATGTTTGTATTGATGGATATATATTAAATGGAGCTCAAAAAAATGCTTTAGCACAAGCAACAATAGTATATGCTCCACCAATTGTTGCAGGTATAGTGTTAGCTGCAATAGTTGCTGCTACAATGAGTAGTGCTTCTGGAAATATGATAGGAACGGCAACTATGTTTACAAATGATATTTTTACCCCATACATAAATAATGGTATTAAGGATGATAAAAAAGAAATTTGGATTTCAAAAATAGCAATGCTTGTTGTGGGAGTTGCAGGATTGTTTATAGCACTAGAAGCAAGTAATGTAATTAGTGTTATGATGGGGGCTTTTGCTCTTAGAAGTGCAGGTCCATTTGCAGCATTTATTTGTGGATTATTTTATAAAAATGTTACTAAAAGAGCAGGATTTATATCTATTCTTACTGGAACAATTATAGCAGCAATATGGATTTATATATTAAAAACTCCTTGGGGATTGAATGCAATGGTCCCTGGAGGAATTATAGCCTTTATAGTAATATTTGTTGGTTCATATATAGAAAGAAAAATGGGAGTTAAACCTGCTCCAGAAATAGAATTTGAAAATATATAA
- a CDS encoding YgeY family selenium metabolism-linked hydrolase yields the protein MLSKERKEKVVKALQKAIQIKSYSGEEKDVVEYLEKLLKDIGYDTVHIDHYGNIIGCIKGKKKGLKVLMDGHMDTVPVQEEKWKENAFGGEIKDGKIYGRGTSDMKGALISMVLAGAYVAEDTKKDFSGEIYIAGIVHEECFEGVAAREVSKYVKPDIVIIGEASELNLKIGQRGRAEIVVETFGKPAHSANPEKGINAVYKMMKLIEKIKILSMTHQDKLGYGILELTDIKSSPYPGASVVPDYCRATYDRRLLVGETMEGVLKPIQDCINELKRENSEFEAKVSYAVGEEKCWTGEEIKSERFFQGWLYDEKENYIQEAYSALKNIGQNPKITYYNFCTNGSHYAGEAKIHTIGYGPSRENLAHVIDEYVEVEQIIKVTEGYYAILKTYLEK from the coding sequence ATGTTATCAAAAGAAAGAAAAGAAAAAGTTGTAAAAGCATTACAAAAGGCAATACAAATTAAAAGTTATTCAGGTGAAGAAAAAGATGTAGTTGAATATTTAGAAAAATTATTAAAAGATATTGGTTATGACACAGTTCATATAGATCATTATGGTAATATAATTGGTTGTATAAAAGGGAAGAAAAAAGGTTTAAAAGTTTTGATGGATGGACATATGGATACAGTTCCTGTACAAGAAGAAAAGTGGAAAGAAAATGCTTTTGGTGGAGAAATAAAAGATGGAAAAATTTATGGAAGAGGAACTTCAGATATGAAGGGAGCTTTAATTTCTATGGTATTAGCAGGAGCTTATGTTGCTGAAGATACTAAAAAAGATTTTTCTGGAGAAATATATATTGCTGGAATTGTACATGAAGAATGTTTTGAAGGTGTAGCTGCTAGAGAGGTTAGTAAATATGTAAAACCAGATATTGTTATTATAGGTGAGGCTTCTGAATTAAATTTAAAGATAGGCCAAAGGGGAAGAGCAGAAATAGTGGTTGAAACTTTTGGAAAACCAGCTCACTCTGCAAATCCTGAAAAAGGGATAAATGCAGTTTATAAAATGATGAAATTAATAGAAAAAATAAAAATTTTATCAATGACTCATCAAGATAAATTGGGTTATGGAATTTTAGAACTTACTGATATAAAATCTTCACCTTATCCTGGAGCTTCAGTAGTTCCTGACTATTGTAGAGCCACTTATGATAGAAGACTTTTAGTTGGTGAAACTATGGAAGGAGTGTTGAAACCAATCCAAGATTGCATCAATGAATTAAAAAGGGAAAATTCGGAATTTGAAGCAAAAGTTTCTTATGCAGTAGGTGAGGAAAAATGTTGGACTGGTGAAGAAATAAAAAGTGAAAGATTTTTCCAAGGTTGGCTTTATGATGAAAAGGAAAATTATATACAAGAAGCATATTCAGCTTTGAAAAATATAGGTCAAAATCCTAAGATAACATATTATAATTTTTGCACTAATGGTTCTCATTATGCTGGTGAAGCTAAAATCCATACAATAGGCTATGGACCATCTAGAGAAAATTTAGCACATGTTATAGATGAATATGTAGAAGTTGAACAAATTATAAAGGTAACTGAAGGATATTATGCAATATTAAAAACTTATTTAGAAAAATAA